Proteins from a genomic interval of Clostridium scatologenes:
- the asrB gene encoding anaerobic sulfite reductase subunit AsrB: MENIYLPKASKIISITPHTDIDYTFRMEFTGDVKPGQFFEVSIPKYGEAPISVCEIGEGYIDLTIRRVGVVTDVIHTLFPGDTLFMRGPYGNGFDLNIYKNKEVIVAAGGTGLSPVKGIVDYFSANRNEAKNFNLLVGFKSPSDILFKESIKKWSDNVEVTVTVDKGEEGYHGNVGLITNYIKDLKIENIEEAQVVIVGPPIMLKFTLAEFIKRGIKEENIWVSYERKMCCGLGKCGHCKMDDTYICLEGPVFNYTKAKNLVD, from the coding sequence ATGGAGAATATATATTTACCAAAGGCTAGTAAGATAATTAGTATTACTCCACATACAGATATTGATTATACTTTCAGAATGGAATTTACAGGAGATGTAAAGCCTGGTCAATTCTTTGAAGTTTCTATACCTAAATACGGAGAAGCTCCAATTTCTGTCTGTGAAATAGGAGAAGGATATATAGATTTGACAATCAGACGTGTAGGAGTAGTTACAGATGTTATTCATACGTTATTCCCAGGAGATACCCTTTTTATGAGAGGACCTTATGGAAATGGATTTGATCTTAATATATATAAAAATAAAGAAGTTATTGTAGCTGCAGGTGGAACTGGACTTTCTCCTGTTAAAGGAATTGTAGATTATTTTTCAGCTAATAGGAATGAAGCTAAAAACTTTAATCTTCTAGTTGGATTTAAATCACCAAGTGATATATTATTTAAGGAATCCATTAAAAAATGGAGTGATAATGTAGAGGTTACAGTAACTGTAGATAAAGGTGAAGAAGGATACCATGGTAATGTTGGATTGATTACTAATTATATTAAGGATTTAAAAATTGAAAATATAGAAGAAGCGCAAGTTGTAATAGTTGGTCCTCCAATAATGCTTAAGTTTACATTAGCTGAATTTATAAAAAGAGGAATCAAAGAAGAAAATATTTGGGTTTCTTATGAAAGAAAGATGTGCTGTGGACTTGGTAAGTGTGGACATTGTAAAATGGATGATACTTATATTTGTTTAGAGGGTCCAGTGTTTAATTATACTAAGGCTAAGAATTTAGTAGATTAA
- the asrA gene encoding anaerobic sulfite reductase subunit AsrA, which translates to MGYKLNSEKFNDFLAAIGDEYKVYAPILLKGKGTFSDTDTVRYGEVSKVEEIEFNKKSNFSPKEVILPITQTIFYFTEDSVKEPKVEDEKVLIFLRSCDMHAVKRLDQIYLKNGAEDPYYKRLREKVKFVLMECENSFENCFCVSMGSNKAEEYDLFVKVVDGQVFVECKDESFKGYFEASEQSEVSPKFIESNEKEVKVPENLDTSVFGWNGWKEYSQRCIGCGRCNTVCGTCACFTMQDIFYKDNEKTGERRRVWASCQVDGFTDMAGGHSFRRDQGERMRFKVMHKIYDFKKRFGYHMCVGCGRCDDACPEYISLSNCINKLNNAIEEVK; encoded by the coding sequence ATGGGATATAAATTAAACTCAGAAAAGTTTAATGATTTTTTAGCCGCAATAGGAGATGAATATAAGGTTTATGCTCCTATACTTTTAAAAGGTAAAGGTACATTTTCAGATACAGATACTGTTAGGTATGGTGAAGTTAGTAAGGTTGAGGAAATAGAATTTAATAAGAAATCTAATTTCTCACCAAAGGAAGTTATTCTTCCGATTACACAAACTATATTCTACTTTACAGAAGATAGTGTAAAAGAACCTAAAGTAGAAGATGAGAAAGTGTTAATATTTTTAAGAAGCTGTGATATGCATGCTGTTAAGAGATTAGATCAAATATATTTAAAGAATGGTGCTGAAGATCCATATTACAAGAGATTAAGAGAAAAAGTTAAATTTGTACTTATGGAATGTGAAAACAGCTTTGAAAATTGCTTCTGTGTAAGTATGGGAAGTAATAAAGCAGAAGAATATGATTTATTTGTAAAAGTAGTAGATGGACAAGTTTTTGTTGAATGTAAAGATGAAAGCTTTAAAGGATATTTTGAGGCTTCTGAACAATCTGAGGTAAGTCCCAAATTTATAGAATCTAATGAGAAGGAAGTAAAAGTGCCTGAAAACTTAGATACAAGCGTATTTGGTTGGAATGGATGGAAAGAGTATTCACAAAGATGTATAGGCTGTGGTAGATGTAATACAGTTTGTGGAACTTGTGCTTGTTTTACAATGCAGGATATATTCTACAAGGATAATGAAAAGACTGGAGAAAGAAGAAGAGTTTGGGCTTCTTGTCAAGTAGATGGCTTTACGGATATGGCTGGTGGACATAGTTTTAGAAGAGATCAAGGTGAAAGAATGAGATTTAAAGTTATGCATAAGATTTATGACTTTAAAAAGAGATTTGGTTATCACATGTGTGTAGGTTGTGGAAGATGTGATGATGCCTGTCCAGAGTATATCTCACTTTCCAATTGTATAAATAAATTAAACAACGCTATAGAAGAGGTGAAGTAA
- a CDS encoding formate/nitrite transporter family protein, with product MFSEEINKLSGAAVKKASFLKESKGRYLIASALAGMFVGFGIILIFTVGGLLSSVNSPATKIAMGVSFGIALSLVLAAGSELFTGNNMIMPIGALEKKVPWSSVWGIWIFSYIGNVLGSVVLAALFVQSGLWKGTTAEFILKTSTAKMTAPYMELFVRGILCNILVCLAVWCYFKLKDEAAKLIMVFWCLFAFITSGFEHSVANMTLLSIALMIPHKAAVSINGFMYNLSAVTLGNIVGGMIFVGVAYWYISKKKS from the coding sequence TTGTTTAGCGAAGAAATTAACAAACTTAGTGGAGCTGCAGTAAAAAAGGCATCATTTTTAAAGGAAAGCAAGGGCAGGTATTTGATTGCATCAGCGTTAGCAGGTATGTTTGTAGGTTTTGGAATTATACTTATATTTACGGTAGGGGGATTGCTATCCTCTGTAAATTCACCAGCTACTAAAATTGCAATGGGAGTTTCTTTTGGAATCGCATTGAGTTTAGTATTAGCAGCTGGTTCAGAACTATTTACAGGTAATAACATGATTATGCCAATAGGTGCTCTAGAGAAAAAGGTTCCATGGAGTTCAGTTTGGGGCATATGGATTTTCAGTTATATTGGAAACGTTTTAGGTTCTGTAGTGTTAGCAGCACTATTTGTACAATCAGGACTTTGGAAAGGTACTACAGCTGAATTTATTTTAAAAACATCAACTGCAAAAATGACAGCACCATATATGGAGCTGTTTGTAAGAGGAATTTTATGTAATATTTTAGTGTGCTTAGCAGTATGGTGCTATTTCAAATTAAAGGATGAAGCTGCAAAGCTTATCATGGTATTTTGGTGTTTGTTTGCATTTATAACTTCAGGTTTTGAACATAGTGTAGCTAATATGACATTGCTTTCAATAGCTTTAATGATTCCACACAAAGCAGCAGTATCCATCAATGGATTTATGTATAATCTATCAGCAGTGACCTTAGGTAATATTGTTGGTGGAATGATTTTTGTTGGCGTAGCTTATTGGTATATATCTAAGAAAAAATCATGA
- a CDS encoding MFS transporter codes for MNSVKVKGNSKQGLTGATTGFFVGFAAVALYGATIAVFKQSFSTLNPILLALLIAIPNLSGSLLRIPFAAWVDINGGRKPFITLLGLSIIGMTGLYIIMAFFKQNLSQYYSLLLIFGALSGCGIATFSVGVSQASYWFPQSKQGAALGIYGGVGNLAPGIFTLLLPNVALPLLGLSGSYLAWLIFLIIGTIAYCIIGKNAWYFQLIDAGLEKSEAKRIASKEYGQELFPNDKVSESLMISARTWKTWALVLIYFTTFGGFLALTSWLPTYWMSFFKLNIKMAGVLTALYSITTSVVRVYGGKIADKLGGERVSNVSLFIMLIGTICMVIASSLPIAIIGILFLAVGMGVTNAAVFKILPKEVPHAIGGASGWVGGIGAFGGFVIPPVMASFIDKTGVNLGGFSKGFLVFSALAIVSILILAIFRMGAKKSPVTSKA; via the coding sequence ATGAATTCTGTAAAAGTAAAAGGAAACTCAAAGCAAGGGCTAACAGGAGCAACTACTGGTTTTTTTGTTGGCTTTGCTGCAGTAGCACTTTATGGTGCTACAATTGCTGTATTTAAACAAAGTTTTTCAACTCTTAATCCTATTCTATTAGCACTGCTTATTGCAATACCAAATCTATCAGGTTCACTACTTAGAATTCCATTTGCAGCTTGGGTAGACATAAATGGTGGAAGAAAACCTTTTATCACATTGCTTGGACTTTCAATAATTGGAATGACTGGTTTGTACATAATTATGGCATTTTTTAAACAAAATTTAAGTCAGTATTATTCTTTGCTATTAATTTTTGGAGCATTATCTGGCTGTGGTATAGCTACATTTTCTGTTGGAGTTAGTCAGGCATCTTATTGGTTTCCTCAGAGTAAACAAGGAGCAGCTTTAGGAATATATGGAGGTGTTGGAAATCTGGCGCCAGGAATATTTACATTATTACTACCTAATGTTGCACTGCCATTATTGGGATTATCAGGTTCTTACTTAGCTTGGTTAATATTTTTGATAATAGGAACTATAGCATATTGCATTATAGGCAAAAATGCATGGTATTTCCAATTAATTGATGCTGGGTTAGAAAAAAGTGAAGCAAAACGAATAGCATCAAAAGAATATGGTCAAGAATTATTTCCAAATGATAAAGTAAGTGAAAGTTTAATGATTTCTGCAAGAACTTGGAAGACATGGGCTTTAGTATTAATATATTTTACAACTTTTGGAGGATTTTTAGCTCTAACAAGCTGGTTACCTACTTATTGGATGAGCTTCTTTAAATTAAATATAAAAATGGCAGGTGTACTAACAGCACTTTACTCAATTACTACGTCTGTTGTAAGAGTATATGGTGGAAAGATAGCTGATAAGCTTGGAGGCGAAAGAGTTTCTAATGTATCCCTTTTTATAATGCTTATAGGAACTATTTGTATGGTTATTGCTAGTTCATTACCAATAGCTATAATAGGAATTCTATTTTTAGCAGTTGGAATGGGTGTGACAAATGCTGCTGTATTTAAGATACTTCCAAAAGAAGTGCCACATGCAATAGGAGGAGCTTCAGGATGGGTTGGAGGAATAGGTGCTTTCGGAGGATTTGTTATACCACCTGTAATGGCATCCTTTATAGATAAAACTGGTGTAAACTTAGGTGGATTTTCCAAGGGCTTTTTAGTGTTTTCAGCATTAGCTATAGTATCGATTTTAATTTTAGCAATTTTTAGAATGGGCGCAAAGAAATCCCCAGTTACTAGCAAAGCTTAA
- the glp gene encoding gephyrin-like molybdotransferase Glp, with amino-acid sequence MLKIELEKAIELITESIKEIERFEEIKLIDAGGRIIYEDIYAPMNNPPFDRSPLDGYALIAEDTKGASKENIKKLTVVDCIFAGGYSEKTLKRGQAARIMTGAKIPKGANCVIKQEKTDYGEDEVEIYQELNKYDNYCFKGEDIKKGDLLVKKDELINYVHQGVLASMGISKVKVKAKPRIVLIVTGDEVRAPGQTLKEGKIYDSNLHLIYSRLNEFGLPPVISQIIEDNGEKVGEKIQEIVDEVDLIITTGGVSVGEKDILHDAFKLIGAERIFWKVNLKPGTPVMYSLYKNKPIISLSGNPFAALINFELLVRPALSKISGNKNLQYKRASAIMKNEFNKPSMTRRFIRAYFNNGKVSFIQNSKEKLEILEVAAILHDIGIKESERKYSSSAAKYQGNGRTSCSI; translated from the coding sequence GTGCTTAAGATAGAATTAGAAAAAGCTATTGAGCTAATTACTGAAAGTATTAAAGAAATTGAAAGATTTGAAGAAATTAAGTTAATAGATGCAGGTGGAAGAATAATTTATGAAGATATTTATGCACCTATGAATAATCCACCATTTGATAGATCTCCACTTGATGGATATGCACTTATAGCAGAAGATACAAAAGGAGCAAGTAAAGAAAATATAAAGAAGTTGACAGTTGTAGATTGTATATTTGCAGGTGGATATAGTGAAAAAACACTTAAAAGAGGTCAAGCAGCAAGAATTATGACAGGTGCAAAAATACCTAAAGGTGCAAACTGTGTTATAAAACAAGAGAAAACTGATTATGGCGAAGATGAAGTTGAAATTTATCAGGAGCTTAATAAATATGATAATTATTGTTTTAAAGGTGAAGATATAAAAAAAGGGGATTTATTAGTAAAGAAAGATGAACTAATTAATTATGTGCATCAGGGAGTTCTTGCCAGTATGGGTATTTCAAAAGTTAAAGTTAAAGCAAAGCCAAGAATTGTGCTGATTGTTACTGGCGATGAAGTTAGAGCTCCAGGGCAAACATTAAAGGAAGGAAAGATTTATGATAGCAATTTACATTTAATATATTCTAGGTTAAATGAGTTTGGCTTGCCACCAGTTATTTCACAAATAATTGAGGATAATGGAGAAAAAGTAGGAGAAAAGATACAGGAAATTGTTGATGAAGTAGATTTGATAATAACAACAGGCGGTGTTTCAGTAGGAGAAAAAGATATTTTACATGATGCATTTAAGTTAATAGGTGCTGAAAGGATTTTCTGGAAGGTCAATTTAAAACCAGGAACACCTGTAATGTATTCTTTATATAAAAATAAGCCTATAATATCTTTATCAGGAAATCCTTTTGCAGCTCTTATAAATTTTGAACTTTTAGTAAGGCCAGCTTTATCTAAAATAAGTGGCAATAAAAATTTGCAATATAAACGAGCTTCTGCAATTATGAAGAATGAATTTAATAAGCCAAGTATGACGAGAAGATTTATACGTGCTTATTTTAATAATGGGAAGGTTAGTTTTATTCAAAATTCAAAAGAAAAGCTTGAAATTTTAGAAGTTGCTGCTATTTTACACGATATTGGGATTAAGGAAAGCGAAAGAAAATATTCTTCATCTGCTGCTAAATATCAAGGAAATGGAAGGACCAGCTGTAGCATCTGA
- a CDS encoding NAD(P)/FAD-dependent oxidoreductase: MKYVVLGASASGINGVRQLRNLDKEAEITLISKDDKVYSRCILHHYMEGIRDVKRLEFVEDDFMNKNNIKWIKDNEAIKIDVNLKEVVLLDERIVKFDKLLIATGSNTFFPPIPNLRTAPNAIGFRNFDDCEKVMELSKTCDDIVIMGAGLIGIDVISGLLHTGKNIALVEMKDHMLSIQLDKRAASAYEKGFESKGVKQYYEKGINELIVNEEGKITDILLTTGEKIPCDLLVVAAGVRANVGFLEGSGIETDKFGLIIDAFGKTNCEDIYGAGDVTGRNPIWPTAVKEGIIAASNMVGVKSEMTDFFASKSTMNFLGIPTMSLGINEPTDETYTVEIESDDNGNYKKVIYKDGRIYGAILQGDLSYAGILTQLIRAKIDVSKVKKPIFKIDYSDFFNIKENFEFTY, translated from the coding sequence ATGAAATATGTTGTTTTGGGTGCTTCAGCATCAGGAATTAATGGAGTTCGCCAGCTTAGAAATTTAGATAAGGAAGCTGAAATTACATTGATATCAAAGGATGATAAAGTTTATTCTAGATGTATACTTCATCATTATATGGAAGGTATTCGTGATGTTAAAAGACTTGAGTTTGTTGAAGATGATTTTATGAATAAGAATAATATTAAATGGATTAAGGATAATGAAGCCATTAAAATTGATGTGAATTTAAAGGAAGTTGTCCTTTTAGATGAAAGAATAGTAAAGTTTGATAAACTACTTATAGCAACAGGATCTAACACATTTTTTCCGCCTATACCAAATTTAAGAACTGCACCTAATGCCATCGGATTTCGTAATTTTGATGATTGTGAAAAGGTAATGGAGCTATCAAAAACATGTGATGATATAGTAATTATGGGCGCTGGACTTATAGGAATAGATGTTATTTCTGGTTTACTGCATACTGGTAAAAACATTGCTCTTGTTGAAATGAAGGATCATATGCTTTCAATTCAGCTTGATAAAAGAGCGGCTTCAGCTTATGAAAAAGGTTTTGAAAGTAAAGGTGTTAAACAGTATTATGAAAAAGGAATTAACGAATTAATTGTTAATGAAGAAGGAAAAATTACAGATATATTGTTAACAACTGGAGAAAAAATTCCATGTGATTTATTAGTAGTTGCAGCTGGTGTTCGTGCTAATGTTGGGTTTCTAGAAGGTTCAGGTATTGAAACTGATAAGTTTGGACTTATTATTGATGCTTTTGGAAAAACAAATTGTGAAGATATTTATGGCGCAGGGGATGTTACAGGAAGAAATCCTATTTGGCCTACGGCTGTTAAAGAAGGAATTATTGCAGCGAGTAATATGGTAGGAGTAAAAAGTGAAATGACTGATTTTTTTGCTAGCAAATCAACAATGAACTTTCTAGGTATTCCTACAATGTCTCTTGGAATTAATGAACCTACAGATGAAACTTATACAGTTGAAATTGAAAGTGATGATAACGGAAATTATAAAAAGGTAATATATAAGGATGGTAGGATTTATGGAGCTATTCTTCAAGGTGATTTGTCTTATGCTGGTATTTTGACGCAATTGATTAGAGCTAAAATTGATGTCTCAAAGGTAAAAAAACCAATATTTAAAATAGATTACTCTGATTTCTTTAATATCAAGGAAAATTTTGAATTTACATATTAG
- a CDS encoding 4Fe-4S dicluster domain-containing protein: protein MKRIKIDRSKCIGCLTCVTACIVSHESSDARNRVTIDSKNKPAPIFCRHCDKPECVYTCMTGAMSKNTETGLVQYDKEQCASCYMCIMACPYGVLKSDRIQNKEIMKCNMCVHRTENNEPKPMCVEKCPMGAITLEEA, encoded by the coding sequence ATGAAAAGAATAAAGATTGATAGAAGTAAATGTATAGGATGCTTAACTTGTGTTACTGCCTGTATTGTTAGCCATGAAAGTAGTGATGCAAGAAATCGTGTAACTATAGATAGTAAAAACAAACCTGCACCTATTTTCTGCCGTCATTGTGATAAACCAGAATGTGTTTATACATGTATGACTGGTGCTATGTCTAAGAATACAGAAACTGGATTGGTTCAATATGATAAAGAACAGTGTGCAAGTTGTTATATGTGCATAATGGCATGTCCTTATGGTGTATTGAAAAGTGATCGAATTCAAAATAAAGAGATTATGAAATGTAATATGTGTGTTCATCGTACAGAAAATAATGAACCAAAACCTATGTGTGTGGAAAAATGTCCAATGGGTGCAATAACACTAGAAGAAGCGTAA
- the purB gene encoding adenylosuccinate lyase, with translation MKQRDIYNTPLNTRYASKEMSYLFSDEMKFKTWRKLWVALAECEKELGLNINDEQIKELKENVDNVNYEVAEKREKEVRHDVMSHVYAYGIQCPKAKGIIHLGATSCYVGDNTDLIIMKEALFIIKKKVINTINSLTKFALEYKDLPTLGFTHLQPAQLTTVGKRASLWIQDLYLDLENIDFLIDQMRFRGVKGTTGTQASFMELFNGDETKVKTLDRMVTEKMGFKKEFMVTGQTYTRKLDSTILNTLSEVAQSAYKFSNDLRILQNMKEMEEPFEKNQIGSSAMAYKRNPMRSERIGALSRYIIVNSLNPAITAATQWFERTLDDSANKRISVAEAFLALDGVLNLYMNVSSNMVVYPKVIESHVKKELPFMATENIIMEAVKKGGDRQELHERIRQHSMEAAKMVKVEGKDNDLIERIINDSFFNMTSEEILSLIDPVKFVGRAPGQVVDFVEEEIKPILEKNKDLLGEEAEINV, from the coding sequence ATGAAACAAAGAGATATATATAACACACCTTTAAATACTAGATATGCATCTAAAGAAATGAGTTATTTATTTTCTGATGAAATGAAATTTAAGACTTGGAGAAAATTATGGGTAGCCCTAGCTGAATGTGAAAAAGAGCTAGGTTTAAACATAAATGATGAACAAATAAAAGAACTGAAAGAAAATGTAGATAATGTAAATTATGAAGTAGCAGAAAAGAGAGAAAAAGAAGTAAGACATGATGTTATGAGTCATGTATATGCATATGGTATACAATGTCCTAAAGCTAAAGGAATAATCCATTTAGGAGCTACAAGCTGCTATGTAGGAGATAACACTGATTTAATAATAATGAAAGAAGCTCTTTTTATAATAAAGAAAAAAGTTATCAATACTATAAATTCTTTAACTAAGTTTGCTTTAGAGTATAAAGATCTACCTACTCTTGGGTTTACCCATCTTCAGCCTGCACAATTAACTACTGTTGGAAAAAGAGCATCACTTTGGATTCAAGATCTTTATTTAGATTTAGAAAACATAGACTTCTTAATAGATCAAATGAGATTCAGAGGAGTAAAGGGAACCACAGGTACTCAAGCAAGCTTTATGGAGCTTTTCAATGGAGATGAAACTAAAGTAAAAACTTTAGACAGAATGGTTACTGAAAAGATGGGATTTAAGAAAGAATTCATGGTAACAGGTCAAACTTATACAAGAAAGTTAGATTCAACAATACTAAATACTCTTTCAGAAGTTGCCCAAAGTGCATATAAGTTTAGTAATGATTTGAGAATACTTCAAAATATGAAGGAAATGGAAGAACCTTTTGAAAAAAATCAGATAGGTTCATCAGCTATGGCATATAAGAGAAATCCTATGAGATCAGAAAGAATAGGAGCTCTTTCGAGATATATAATAGTTAATTCATTGAATCCAGCAATAACAGCTGCTACTCAATGGTTTGAAAGAACATTAGATGATTCTGCAAATAAAAGAATATCTGTAGCAGAAGCATTTCTAGCGTTAGATGGTGTATTAAATCTTTATATGAATGTGTCCTCTAACATGGTAGTATACCCAAAAGTTATTGAATCACATGTTAAGAAGGAACTTCCTTTTATGGCAACAGAAAATATAATTATGGAAGCTGTAAAAAAAGGTGGAGATAGACAGGAACTTCATGAAAGAATAAGACAGCATTCTATGGAAGCTGCCAAAATGGTAAAGGTTGAAGGAAAGGATAATGATCTTATAGAAAGAATAATAAATGATTCTTTCTTTAATATGACTTCAGAAGAAATATTATCATTAATAGATCCAGTGAAATTCGTTGGAAGAGCACCAGGACAGGTAGTAGATTTTGTAGAAGAAGAAATAAAACCTATATTAGAGAAAAATAAAGACTTATTAGGAGAAGAAGCAGAAATAAACGTTTAA
- a CDS encoding DUF378 domain-containing protein, protein MYKFSILDKISLVLVILGAVNWGLIGLSNINLIGFFLGEPADLIGRIIYILIGVSGLNILLILFRMKNAVNIKPINKRL, encoded by the coding sequence ATGTACAAGTTTAGCATTTTAGACAAAATTTCTCTCGTATTGGTAATATTAGGTGCTGTTAACTGGGGACTCATAGGTTTATCAAATATTAATTTAATAGGATTCTTTCTAGGAGAACCAGCTGATTTAATAGGTAGGATTATATATATATTAATAGGTGTATCTGGCCTCAACATATTACTTATTCTTTTTAGAATGAAAAATGCTGTAAATATTAAGCCAATAAATAAAAGGCTCTAA
- a CDS encoding HPr family phosphocarrier protein: MVSKEVIVKSATGLHARPATLLVKKASSFKSDITIEFDGKKANVKSLIGVLSLGVTKNATIKIIASGDDESLAVEEVTKLIDSLDE; this comes from the coding sequence ATGGTATCTAAGGAAGTTATAGTTAAAAGTGCAACTGGTTTACATGCTAGACCAGCTACATTATTAGTAAAAAAAGCATCTTCTTTTAAATCAGACATAACTATAGAGTTTGATGGAAAAAAAGCTAATGTAAAAAGTTTAATAGGAGTTCTATCTTTAGGAGTTACTAAAAATGCAACTATTAAAATTATTGCATCAGGTGATGATGAATCATTAGCTGTAGAAGAAGTTACTAAATTAATAGATTCATTAGATGAATAA
- a CDS encoding pyridoxal phosphate-dependent aminotransferase, with the protein MILSKKAQQIQPSITLAITAKAKKMKSEGIDVIGFGAGEPDFNTPENIQNAAIGAIKQGFTKYTAASGIIELKEAIANKFYKDNGLKYNSSQIIISTGAKQCLANAFSATLNPGDEVIIPIPYWVSYPELVKLADGVPVFIETSEANNFKYDIKDLEKAITDKTKIILVNSPNNPTGTVYTKEELTAIAELAKKNDLIILSDEIYEKLIYGDEKHISIGSLSEDAYNRTITINGVSKTYSMTGWRIGYAAANEEIIKLMSSLQSHTTANPNSIAQYASVEALNGDEKQIEKMVTEFKNRRDYMVKKINEIENLSCTEPKGAFYVMMNISKTFGKKSNECEIKDSLTFSQALLEKEKVAVIPGIGFGMDNYVRLSYATSMDNIKSGLDRIKKFIAELK; encoded by the coding sequence ATGATACTATCAAAAAAAGCACAGCAAATTCAGCCATCTATTACATTGGCTATAACAGCAAAGGCTAAAAAAATGAAGTCAGAAGGAATTGATGTAATTGGATTTGGAGCTGGAGAACCAGATTTTAATACTCCAGAAAATATACAAAATGCAGCTATCGGAGCTATAAAGCAGGGATTTACGAAGTATACAGCTGCATCTGGAATTATAGAATTAAAAGAAGCTATTGCTAATAAGTTTTATAAGGATAATGGATTAAAATATAATTCTTCACAGATCATAATTTCTACAGGTGCAAAGCAGTGTTTAGCAAATGCTTTTTCAGCAACATTGAACCCTGGAGACGAAGTTATAATACCAATACCATATTGGGTAAGCTATCCTGAACTAGTAAAATTAGCGGATGGTGTACCTGTATTTATAGAAACTAGTGAAGCTAATAATTTTAAATATGATATAAAAGATTTAGAAAAAGCAATAACAGATAAAACGAAAATTATACTTGTAAATAGTCCTAATAATCCTACAGGAACTGTTTATACAAAAGAAGAATTAACAGCTATAGCGGAATTAGCTAAGAAGAATGATTTAATAATATTATCTGACGAAATATATGAAAAACTTATATATGGAGATGAAAAACATATAAGCATTGGAAGTCTTTCAGAGGATGCTTACAATAGGACTATAACTATAAATGGAGTTTCTAAAACTTATTCTATGACAGGCTGGAGAATAGGATATGCTGCAGCTAATGAAGAAATAATAAAATTGATGTCAAGTCTTCAAAGTCATACCACAGCTAATCCTAATTCAATTGCGCAGTATGCATCTGTAGAAGCTTTAAATGGTGATGAAAAACAAATTGAAAAAATGGTAACAGAATTTAAAAATAGAAGAGATTACATGGTAAAAAAGATAAATGAAATAGAAAATTTATCTTGCACTGAACCTAAAGGTGCTTTTTATGTAATGATGAATATATCAAAGACATTTGGGAAAAAGTCCAATGAGTGTGAAATTAAGGATTCATTAACCTTTTCACAGGCACTTTTGGAAAAAGAAAAGGTTGCAGTTATACCAGGTATAGGATTTGGTATGGATAACTATGTAAGATTATCTTATGCTACATCTATGGATAACATAAAATCAGGATTAGATAGAATAAAAAAATTCATAGCTGAATTGAAATAA
- a CDS encoding SMR family transporter, which yields MIGLILISVFLGAIGQVLVKYGAVNLQLNFSGSYLIPSILGILKNVPVMCGIISYGVSFLLWIKVLSKVELSYAYPMVSIGYVLIMFFSYFIFKENISIIRIAGVVFIIIGVILVSRS from the coding sequence ATGATAGGTTTAATTTTAATTTCAGTTTTTTTAGGAGCTATTGGACAGGTTTTAGTTAAATATGGAGCAGTTAATTTGCAGTTGAATTTTTCTGGTAGTTATTTAATACCTAGTATTTTAGGAATTTTGAAAAATGTACCAGTAATGTGCGGTATTATATCTTATGGAGTAAGTTTTTTATTGTGGATAAAAGTTTTAAGTAAAGTGGAGTTAAGTTATGCATATCCTATGGTTAGTATAGGATATGTACTGATCATGTTTTTTTCTTATTTTATTTTTAAAGAAAATATATCAATAATAAGAATAGCAGGTGTTGTTTTTATTATAATAGGTGTAATATTGGTATCTAGAAGTTAA